Part of the Suricata suricatta isolate VVHF042 chromosome 8, meerkat_22Aug2017_6uvM2_HiC, whole genome shotgun sequence genome, aaatgatcAAGGAACACTATTTGTTACAGAAATAAACCTTCCTATAGttactgttaaaaataaagactgacaTTATTCCTTCATAAACTTCATAAACAGGCAGAATACAAATACACTGGCAATCTCTATCACTGGATGGCTTCTAAAACCAatttatagaaaaacatttatattttgaataaaaattcaaaccTGAGTTTGTAGATTTCTTTTATACAAGttgaaaacctaaaataaattacaatttcATTTGTTATCATTATCTAACTATAACTCTATTACCTGAAATTCAAGAGTATTAATTACTTTACTGAATATGAATTACCATTCTAAAATATAGACACAATGCTTTGAAAACATTTGTCCCATGGTGTCCTTTTCAGACCCACTGAATAGAAGCTCAGTAGGGAAGATGAAGAGTTGTTAAGGAGTGAATGAACtgctaattttatatttaagtccaCTAGTACTTCCTCttgtcatttaaaacattttttcttttttttacatttatttatttttgagagacagagagagacagaacatgaacagggtaggggcagagggagaaagagacacagaatctgaagcagactccaggctctgagctttcagcacagagcctgatgcggggcccaaacccacgaaccatgagatcatgacctgagctgaagtctgagccacccagacgcccctcctcTTGTCATTTTGGAGAGCAGAAGCAAAGAACACCTTTTCATGCCATCTCCCCCAATGGCAAACAGCTGTAATTGCAATGGTCTGCAGATGTCTTTGGCACACATTTTCTTTGTTGCATGTGTTTGCCAGTGAGCCAGAATAGTCTAGAAAGGTACAGATCACACAATTATTTACCAGGTGCAATGTTACTAAATATGCTGAGATTAAAGACCAGTGCCACCACTCcttcatttcctgtcttctgtcttTACTCTCAAAAGCAAACTTCCTAAATAGCTTTGAGCAATTCAGAGTCTTAGCATTCAAAGAATGGTTTAGAGTAAAGCcagataagtaaatattttaggcttgacAAGCCACATAAGGTCTCTGTTTAGTagtctttatcattttctttattttgaacaaatcataaaaaatgtaaaaactggggcgcctgggcggctcagtttggttgagcatctgacttcggctcaggtcatgatctcgcagtctatgagttggagccctgcgtctggctcttgtgctgacagctcagagcctggagcctgcttggattctgtgtctccctctatctctgcccctcccccacttgctctctgtttctctctctcttaaaagtaaacaaacattaaaaagatttttttaaaaatgtaaaaacccaggggcagctgggtggctcagtaagttaagctctgactttggctcaggtcatgatctcacagtttgtgagttcaagccctgcatcgagctctctCCTGCCATTGAGGAGCTTCTTTgtccccttctcactctgcccctccccagcacactctttctttgaaaaataaataaatgttaaaaaaaaaaaaacctaaaaactagGTGTGCCTGGTGGCTCTTCCCAGTAAGTGCCcgacttgattttagctcagatcatgacctcatggtttgtgggactgagacCCATGTGAGGCTCTTTGCTagcagagaggagcctgcttcagattctgtgtccctatcgctgcccctcccctgctcacattctttctctcaaaatgaataaacaaacaaataaacaaaagtaaaaattatttttagcatcTGGGCCATATAAAAACTAGCTGAGGGCTATAGTTTGAGTGTCACTGGTTGAGAGCTATAGAAGTAGAGCCCAATCTGCTTCTTTCTACATGTAAAGGATGTCATCAGCCATAGGTTCTCTTGCCTGAGGTCCTTCAGGAGCTTCCCTGTTCCCTTAGGATACAATCTAAGCTCTTTAACATGGGCTATCAGATCCTCTAACCTTGACCTTTCTAGTCTCATCTAAAACAACTCTCCCAGTATACTATAGCCTTACTATCTTCTTTCACTTCTTAGAATGCCTTGTACTTTTTGCTTTAAGACATTTGTGTGTACAGTTCTTTCTGCCTGGAAAGTCTTCTCACTCACTCACCTGGCTAACTCCTCTTCACCTTTCAAGTTTCCACTGTTCAGTTGAACCAGttcctgtgtgtatgtatgtatatttatatgggagagagtgtgggggaggggcagagagagaaggcacgggagagaatcccaagcagactccacactgtcagtgcaaagcctgacctgggactcaaagccacaaaccatgagatatgacctgagctgaagtcagtcttaaccaactgagccacccaggtgcccctcagttgaAACAGTTCATAATTCCTGAACCCCAGGATTATGTTGGGTTCTCTATCTTACGCTCCTATATCATCCTGTACCTCTCATTCATGGCActtattataaattatacagACTGGCCACTAAGTTCCTATGTTGAGACTATATCCTCTgtgaattatttgttttacattttcttctagatgAGGTTTTTAGCTATTAGGAACTTGCTTAATCATTCAAACCAagaaaaatacctagaaaaacagagaaaaataaaaattcatgtagAGAATGGAGAAAGCCATGGACAGGGACTCTGTGGTCACATTATAGATTTAATTGTTTTTACTAGATGTAAATTTAGTGAAGATATTTGCTAAATGTGTTGATTAATGTCTGGTTAACTATAGAAAAGACTATTTTAACAATGCTACCTACTACTGAGTACTTCCTATGTGCCACATATTATACCTGTACCATCTCTAATTTTGACAACTCCCACAGAAGGTAaaaattattattcctattttacgtTTAAAGATACAGATGCTAGGAAGACATGGGTTATTTggtcaaggtcatacagctagcAAAAGTGCTACAAGTAAAACACAGGGCTATCAGGCTTTCAAGGATGCAAGAGAGTGCTAGATACAATTGtgctttagatttaaaaaaatcactgaatcgAGTCTGGAAGTACTTTACCTCTTAAAGCCTTGAAAGACCACCTAATGCCTAGTTACTATAAAGGTTGCTTGATCTGGAGCAAGGATTCTATCAGCAATaagtcatttatttaaatgtctttgtaTCTATAGTCCAAGAGAGATGATTATACATCTTGGACTCCAAAATTCAACGGCAAAGTTCAGCAAGGTCCTAACCACTTTTAAGAAGGAATGtagtaaaaatgtttctaatattttcctaTCAGTGCAACTTACATAATAAGTACTTTTAGAGATGTAAACAATAAATCAAATAGAGGCTAAATAGTTGTGCTTTTTAGTCACTGTCTTAAGAGGTTTCATGGCAGAACAAGctaaactgaaatataaattaggttcttttttaaaaaaattttttaatgttttatttatctttgatacagagaagacagagcatgagagggggaggggcagagagagaaggagacacagaaccggaagcaggctccaggctctgagctagctgtcagcacagagcctgacgcggggctcgaacccaggaatacctgagccaaagtcggaggcttaaccgattgagccacctaggcgcccctaaattagGTTCTTGAGATTAATATTTGTTCATCATATGCTGAAACCTACAAGTTTCTAATTACACAgattaatgtgtttgttttccttgttgttcCTATTCTAAaagcttttgttgttttaaaatcattatttctgtATCCTGATGGCAAATTCTGAATTTCGACATGTTCATGGAAAGTTGTTTCCTTTTCCAAGAATGACTGGACTTAAGAAATTTTCCTCTGGCCTTTAACTTCctatgttttaaatatcttttctctGCAGCAAGTATAGGCCACTAGAGATTTTGATCTAAGTCAGAAgccaaccttaaaaaaaaaaacaaacccagcaaATCTTTTGTTTTCCTATGTTAGTGCTTTCCCCAGGTCTACAAAAAAAGTAACGTAGAGGCAAGAGTAATTTGGAGGTTAAAAGAATACAAGTTTTAGCAGTCAGATAGTCTCGTACACTCAGCTTCCAATTCTGTCCCTTGCTAgataggcctcagtttcttcatttgtaatgaTGATGATTAATAGTCCCACCTTCACAGGTGGGGACTGTGCGGTTCAGAGCAACTGCCTTTAAAGCACTAGCACAGAGCATGGAATTGAGTAAGAACCTAAATGTTAGCTATTAGCACTATTAATAACATTCAAGTGCTACACCACATACCTCATGAAAATGAACTGGAGTTGCATGGCTAAGAAACCACGTAACCCTCTAAAACAGCAGAGGATTATGTTCCAACTAGTGATTTGTAAAGAAATGCCCCATTACTCATATGGATGCTGCTATTAATTGtggagtttttccttttcttctgccttcagtTCTCCAAAAAACTGATTTCAAATAAGTGAATTTATTACACTCTGATCTCAATCACTTCTCTAGCTCCTACGTTGCCCCATTCCCATGCAGACTGGCAAGTATCATGGCATAACAGGTGGTTTAtgttatttttaggtatttgcaTCATAGGTTAAAATAAAACCTTGTTTTAAAGCAAACATCTACTCAGTTCTTGGCAGACCCTCATCTACTCCTAACTATATAAACACCTGCATTAAAAGCAGAAGTTCATCTGACGCTTTATTCCTGTTTTTGCTGACCAACGCTATGCTCAAGTCACTTCTATTTCCCACTCAACCACACATACCTGTAAATAAAGGGAAGAATTAGAGCCGTGGGACATTTTTTGCACCATCCCATCTTTCTGTAAGATGCATTCCTCCAAGTGAATCACATTTGGATGTTGGCTCTTGATACTGCTTAGGGCCCAGAACTCACGCAGGGCTAGTTCAACATTCTCAGGTGCATGGCATCGAATCTTCTTCACTGCCACCCGTGCAGAGGTCTTTCTGATGACTGCTTCATACACAACACCGTAACTGCCTCGGCCTACCTCCCGTATTAGATCGTACTTTGGCTGGCTACTCACCATCTTCAAGGTCAAAGTTTCTGGAAAAATCAACAAAGTTTGCTCTGTTGAAATTAAGTATACTTACTGGCTTGTATACTTTCTTATGTATGATTTAGTTATCTGTCTCACTGTTTACAGTGCTTGAAAGATAATTGCTATAACTTGggcaaatttaaatattttaataataataataataataataaagcagttAACAGGTAGTACTTACCATGTACCAGGAACTGTTCCAAGcactttataatattaaattaatttaatcctcacaatattttgaattatatactattgtcattttatagatgagaaaactaaagcacgGACAGTTTAAGCAACATGCCTAAGGTCAAACAGCTACTAACTGGGACTCGAAACCAGGTCATCTGGCTCTGATACTCATAACTATAACCACTACACTATACTGCCTGGTACACAAACTGCTTCAaaatattactatgaaaaataaatgaaaaagtgtaTCGTTTTTATTTACTgatcaagaaaaaacaaacagaactccAGCTTCTCCTTAAAGCtgccacacacagaaaaagttcctaaaaatgtcaaaacaaaacccaaaagtcctcacagaaatacaaacacctGGCTTGGGCTTAAGGCCTGAACGTGAACCACATTACATACAGAACTGAAAATGtgtagctgttttctttttttacgtAAAGAGTCAAATTGTATATGTCCTTATTTAAAGTTTATactatttcctcatttcttacaaaaatggtctttttaaaataaagcaagcagggcgcctgggtggctcagtaggttgagcagcagattcttgatttgggctcaggtcacaatcacagaatcttgggactgagccccgcatctgactctgcactgagcactaAGCCTACCTGAGgtatcctcttcctctctctgccccttttccactcatgctctttctcaaaataaatacactttaaaaaatacataaagcaagcTACTTAGAATATGGTTACCTTTCTGTTGTTGAGTTTAACAACAGCTATTTAGATCTAGGCATTTCTGCCACCCAAACCTTGTCCTCCCTATGAAGGGGCTCTCTGACTGCGATCTTTCCAATTCAacttgaaaaaacatttaaaagcagaGGCAAAGGCCCTACGCAGAAATGCGCATGAGTTGTATCCAGAAAGTCGACAGCACGTCACCTCATTCTCCAAAGAATGTTAAGATTCTAACGGGCTTCGGGAACAAATCTCATTTGTAGATTGCCACGACAGGCAAGAGATCGGACAATCTATAGTGTCCCATTTGGGGGAACCAGAAACTCTGGACTCTTGAGCCTGAGAAACTGGGTACAGCTACTCCAAGTCCATAGGAAGATTTCATAAAGAAAACGAAAGCTTCTGAGATTATTTCTTCGTCCCACTTCCTCTAACtggaagccccccccccaaatccaaATTCCTATTGCATTTCCTAGTGCCCGATTTCCTGCCACGGAATCCGTGCCCCGGGTCCACAGTAGCCGTTCTTCCTGCTCTCCGTGGATCCCCCATTACTATCTGTGTCAAAGTGTGCTGCAGGCTGGCCCACACCCCCACACGAAAGGGCACCCCAAGAAGGGGCAGGAGAGCGTTTATGAACCCCCTGGATGCGAACCTGGGAGGCCGGCCGGCACCCCGGGGCCCGCACGCCGGCGCCGCTCAAAGCAGCGCCCGGCCGCACACCTGCCGGGCCCGGGAAGGGCCAGCCCTGGGCAGAGGTGTTGCCCGACGCGGCGGCTCAGCGCCCCGCTCATTGGCCGAATAtcaggccctccccctccccggcggCGTCCAGACCAAAGCCGGAGGGGATCCTCCCGAGGCCCTTCACCCCGAGGAGCCAGTCCTGCAGCTGCCCTAAGTCCTGGGGCTGGCGGCTGAGGCCCGGAGCctgggcaggaggccaggggcAGAAGAGGAGGCCGCAGCTGGCGCCGGTGGCCAGAAGGGTGCGGGCCGGAGGCCTGAGGAGCGCGGGGCCTTCCCTAGCAGGACTCCGGTGACAGGTCTGTGACAGCCCTCCCGGGGAGGGAGGCACATGCAGGGCCCTCGGCTCTGCAGCAGGGCCTCTGTGCCAGGCCGAAGGGCCAGGTTTACCTCAGGATAGCCGCCGCCGCTTCTCCCTCTCACGGGCTCTGCAGGCCGCCATTATCGGGCAGCTCGCGCCTCAGCCGCGGCGGCCTCCAGTCAGAGACCGGCGCGCGCCCCCGTGGTGCGCGCGGACACACCCCCTTACGCCGTgcggccccgcccccctccgGCTTTCCGTAGCGCCAGCCGGGACGCAGAGCGCCATCCTGATTGGGCGCGCGTCCCGCGCCCCTCCGGCCTCCTCCCTCTCCCGTAGCTTTCAGGAGCCGGGAGTCGCCGAAGGTGTGCGCGCTCCGGAACGCACCACTGGTGCCCCTCCCCGCAGGGGTGGCCGGGTCCGGGAACGCGGAGGCCGCTGCACGCCGGGACTCGGTAGCCGTCCAGCCGCAGCGGGCGCGCACGGCCCGCGGCCCCGGGGGTGGTCTGCGGCAGCAGGTCCGGGCCCGGGGGTGCGCGCGCCCGGCGCGGCTTCCccgctccctccccgccccccttcccacCTACCGAGCTGCGGGCAGGTGTGCGGGGGTCGCTGGGGCGGAACGCCCGGTGCATCTTCTTCGGCTCGGGCCTGGGGTGCCTGCGGGACCCGGAGCTCTGCGGTGGGCCCGCGGGGGAGGCGCGGCCCGAGCTGGGAGGCCTGGCGTCCGTCCCGCCGGGAGGGAGGCTGCACCTTTTGTCAGAGTCACTGAGCCATGTTTGCGGATGGTGCAGTTGCccaggcggcggcggcgcgggACTGGGTGCGATCATCTGGGAGGACGCCGTCCCCTGCCCCGCCGGCGCGGTGGTATCTCCCTTAAAGAACCCGGCGCCTCATTGTTCCCGGGCCGCGGCCGCCGGGAGTCGGGGGCGCCCTGCCCGGCGCGGAAAGAAGGGGAGGTGGCACCGGCACCTGGCGCCCTGCCCGGCCGCTGTCCCCGCGTGGAGTCGGGATCCAGCCCGCGAGCGGCCACGGGCGGCGGTCCGAGGCAGCCCGGGGCCGGGATGGACTGCGAAGACGGTTGTACTCTCGAGGCCAGACTGCCAGCGATCCGTCAGGTCCCGGCACTCAGTCGCCCGACAGCCAGCCCGGGATTGTCAGCGACTCAGAGGCTCGGACTATCCCATTATTCAGTTAGTTACGCAGATCAGTAAGCATCTGCCAGAAACGTCCGTTCCTTCTTCGCCAATTTATTCTGCATCTATTATTTGTCAGTAAGGTGGCTGTTCTTCCTCCCAGCTGTGCGTTAGCACGATGGGCAAAGCATCCCTGTCACCGTTCTCAAGGATCAACCacttacctatttattttctgtcctctATTTATGGACCTTCTGAGAGTCTGGGACTGGGTTAGGTCTTTAAATGAGCTTTTCTAATCCTGACCAAACCCCCCAAGGGCAGGCTTTATTACTAATCCTgtttttacaggtgaggaaacagacctCCGCCTTATTTGACCAAATGGTGTGTTTTGGTGGGGGCTGTGTGCCTGCTTTGAATGGCCACCCTAATGAtgtaaccccccacccccaacccctgccaaAAACCCAAAAATGCCCGGCTCTATAAATTGTCCAGACTTTTAAGTGCCATCTACTATTCTTCAGTGGTCGACTGGGAATACGCCAGCCAAGGCTTACTTTCTACCCTTGAAAGTAGAGGGAAACTGTAGAAGCCCTTATTGCCTTTGTGGGGAATTGATCAGAATCCGGAGAGGGGTATCTCTTTTGGTCAGAAGAGCCTTTTCCTTCTGGTTGTGTCAGTAAATATAGGAATCCCTCCTCTGAAGCTGACTGCAGAACTGAGACTTGAAATCCATCCCCCTAACCCCCAAAGATAGGTGGGGAGGTGAATCTAAAGTCTGTGAGGGGACTAAACATGTTATGGAGGCTGAAGCTTAAATAATTTGGGGTGTTCTCTTTAGGGAAAAGATTACAAAATGGCTCCTTGAACACATTGCTGAGGCCTTGGAAAGTGTCTCTATGGAACTCAAGCTGAAACTCCATTAGCTTCAGGGTAGATCGGCCCTGGCTTATTGTTACTACTTTATGTGTTTGCCCATAGGACTTCTACCAGACTGAGAGTTCCTGGGGACAGGAACCTTATCTATGAAGACTTGTCTACCTGATATGGTACTAAAACACACCTGAGGAAGTACTGTCCTGCATTGCTTGTGAGGAGGCAAAACGACATAACTCATTAAGAAAATTTGGCAACACACAGCCACTCCACATATATAGTTACTATTTCACGGAGCAATCCTAAATCAAATCCTAAGCTTGTTGGACTCAATCCTAGTGATATATtggcaaaaatacaaaaagctCTGTGCACAGGGCTGTTATTCATTATTGCATTTTTATAGCAAAACACTGGAAACTGCTCACATGTCAATAAAGAACTGGATGAGTAAATTATAGTACGTGCACAGGATAGAGTGCTATGCAGCTATAGAAAGATATATGAAAGACTTCTTCCATATACTAGTAAACATACTCGGGGTGATACCCATTTATATTGTTCATGAAATAAAGTGTGTAATAGTATTTATATGCTATCTTCTGAGTAAGTAATGGGgtgatataaatatacattaattgcTTATATTTACAAGTTAAACAATTAAAGAATAAACCCCAGTCTTCTAAAACTggtttcctggggcacctgggtggcttagtttgttgagcatctggcttcggctaagatcatgatcttgtggttcgtgggttcgagacccacatcgggctctgtgctgacagctagctcagagcctggagcctgtttcagattctgtgtttccttctctctccgacccgcccctgctcccactgtctctctctgtctctcaaaaataaatttttaaaaaacattaaaaaaatttaaaagtggttTCCTTTGTGGGATGGAGGGGGTAGGGATGGAAATGAGACTTCTGTGAACATACCTTATTCTACAGTGACTGATTTTGGAAACCTGTAatgttttgcatatttataaaaaaaagttcagtagaaagaataaaacactccacaaaaataaaaaatgggagcACACGAGCCACTGCATGTCAGATTGGTGGCATGACTAGTGGCATAACTACCTGGAGAAAAAATTTCAAGTGGCTTTGTAAGTATTTTGACTGTACGTCCCTAATGGGCTACAGTCTAAGGACAACTAGAAGtgcaaacaaatattaaattgcACTTACTAGTCTTGTTGTTAGTAGTAATATTGACACTGCTATTTTGAAACTATGATAGATATTTAAGGATAAAGCAAATAAGTATGTTAATGACACTAGGCATcaagaatttcaacatatgagaaaaagttaaaaatactaaaCCTAGGATAATTTTAGATCCGAGTTAGATAGCAGAATGAACAAAGtacatattttcctcttttaaaaaatgtgttttctagcTCTCTGCTGAAAAGGTCTAGAAACAATCACTAACCCAGTAGTAACAAATACTGTAATGGACAGATTTGAGCTCTACATACCATTTTCCagtttataaaaaacattaaaaagtaagcaAAGAAAATCCAGGCTCCTTTGATAAATGGCGGGTTCCAGATTTGGATCATCTCATGCCTGGAAGCCAGGAAGCCATCAAAGACTATTGGGGTCATGTAAAGATGACTGAGGAGCCAATATGAAGGGGTCCCACTGGCCAAGAtggaacaatttgagcatcaaaagAACAATAATGACTCCAAGAGGTTAtaacaaataaaagatataaaaacccATTAGTTAAAAATGATACTTAAGGAAAACAGTACATTTGTTACCAATGGAGTTTTATAGGGAATCAACTACTGTGAACATtgagaaagggaaatattttttctggtcATTCCTTGATCAATTATATTGTAGGTAGGCAAATAGTAggttaaaagttatttttttgtaGAAGAATTCTGactaaaaaatgcaaaagaagcgATAGGATTAGAAAATCATGATTTTGCAAACATTAGTGAAATCATGAGTCTAGGTGAGGACAGTGCTGAGTGCCTGAACCCAGTGAACATCACCAAGAGGGGGGCTCAGCACCCTCTAAGAAATATTGTTgccttaaaaagcaaaaaggaatctGAGCCTAATCAAGCCAAGATCCAATTACCAGCTTATCAGAAATGCGGGAGATAGACAAATCAGCCTAATCAGCCAAACTCAAAATGCAGGACATTCTACTAGACAAGTGACCTGGTTTTTGCGACAAATTCATGGCATGAAATTACAAAGGAAGGTAGAATGTTAAAGCATAAAAAGACACTTGCCAAATGAAATAACTATTTGGATCCTGATTCAAGCGAACCTCTGTCAAAAGAcatatttggggggcacctgggtggcttagtcagttgagcgtccggctttggctcagggcatgatctcatggttcgtgggttcaagcctggcatcgggctctgtgcgacatctagcacagagcctggagcttgctttggattctgtgtctccctctctctctgaccctcccctgctcatgctgtctctgtctctcaaaaataaataaaaaacattaaaaaaaaagacgttTGGTACAATCAGAAATTTGAGCATGGACTGATAGATTAAATTAAGGaattattgttctttttcattaagtGTGATAATAACATAGTGCCTgtgaaaataaaagcctttttcAGTTAGAACGGTACATCGATGTGTTACAGATAAAATGTAATGAGCTCTGGGCTTATGCTTTACAACTCCACAAGCAGTACAGCAAACAAAAAGAAGGGGGAAGACTGGCAAAATGTACATGGGGTTCACTATTCTACTTTTGTATATGTCTGAATTTTTCCATTATAACAACTATATTAGACAACTatgctcaaaaaaattaaatgaaggtCTTTAGTAGGTGGGAACTTGGATGTAGCAATCCTGCCCCCATGTGGCGGGTTCAATTGGTGCAGCTGGTGCCCCACCCTTTAAGGCAGGTCTGAATTCCCAGACGGGTCTAGAGTCACACAAAATCTCACTGGGAAATGGGTTGTATTAGTACACCATTTCTaagctgagaaaagagagagtcagagaaactCAGTAAGCTGAGTTCCTAATAAGTCACTCGTGGACCCAAGTCTCCAGGTCCCAAGCCCCATAAATTACTGTTTCCAGACTTCACTTTTCCATCTGAACAAAGGGGTCCCATGCAAAGAGGCAAGTGGCGATTGCCGCTAATTAGGATAGGTCCAGAAGGAAGCAGATCATCAGGGAGCAATTTTGTTTATAAACTATAAGTAAACATAAATaggtactctaaatgtaaataaaaataggtaatattTGTATTACTCCCTGTGCCAGCACTGTGCAAAGTGCTCTTTGTACATGATCTCACTTAATGCTGCAGAGTTAGCCTGTGAAATGTGTACTATTATTACTCCTCCTTTACGACTGAGGAAATGGAGGTTCTAAGAa contains:
- the LOC115297742 gene encoding uncharacterized protein LOC115297742 codes for the protein MNPLDANLGGRPAPRGPHAGAAQSSARPHTCRAREGPALGRVLGLAAEARSLGRRPGAEEEAAAGAGGQKGAGRRPEERGAFPSRTPVTGRHYRAARASAAAASSQRPARAPVVRADTPPYAVRPRPPPAFRSASRDAERHPDWPSSRSGRARPAAPGVVCGSRSGPGGARARRGFPAPSPPPFPPTELRAGVRGSLGRNARCIFFGSGLGCLRDPELCGGPAGEARPELGGLASVPPGGRLHLLSESLSHVCGWCSCPGGGGAGLGAIIWEDAVPCPAGAVVSPLKNPAPHCSRAAAAGSRGRPARRGKKGRWHRHLAPCPAAVPAWSRDPARERPRAAVRGSPGPGWTAKTVVLSRPDCQRSVRSRHSVARQPARDCQRLRGSDYPIIQLVTQIRLLPD